The following are encoded in a window of Vidua chalybeata isolate OUT-0048 chromosome 23, bVidCha1 merged haplotype, whole genome shotgun sequence genomic DNA:
- the LOC128799196 gene encoding homeobox protein unc-4 homolog — MARCRPWSLLFSLNPPDQIDRGSNDSWGVPDVFHDPQVLKDFLPGSRKVREPSPRSELAGPAVPVPVPVPAAAGPGCPRGGGAAAGRARDLLQHCLWAAGITEQLLEAEARRDLQPSVPCRSAPHIAPPGPGQQPLPQPLVQPLGPFSGLQLGLGPAELGGQQGTATALPAPQVVLLQQVPQRIILQVKQPGPTTLALLPSPACCVLGSGQGLGPPAHKPTGHPYPAMPSPCGHQHPGAAAAQHSSIPTAKAVGIEWWHGESFWGLEPEWGNLDSFVSYF; from the exons ATGGCCAGGTGCCGCCCATGGagccttcttttttccctgaaccCTCCAGATCAAA TTGACAGAGGTTCCAATGACAGCTGGGGCGTGCCAGATGTATTTCA CGATCCCCAGGTCTTGAAAGATTTTTTGCCTGGATCCAGAAAG GTCCGGGAGCCCTCCCCGCGCTCGGAGCTGGCCGGGccggcggtgccggtgccggtgccggtgccggcgGCAGCGGGCCCGGGCTGcccgcggggcggcggggcggcggcgggccgggcccgggacctgctgcagcactgcctgtgggCCGCGGGCATCAccgagcagctgctggaggccGAGGCCAGGCGGGACCTCCAGCCCTCCGTGCCTTGCCGCAGTGCCCCGCACATtgccccgccgggcccgggccaGCAGCCGCTCCCGCAGCCCTTGGTGCAGCCCCTCGGGCCCTTCTCCGGCCTGCAGCTGGGCCTGGGGCCCGCTGAGCTcgggggacagcaggggacgGCCACCGCCCTGCCAGCGCCGCAGGTcgtgctcctgcagcag GTGCCACAGAGGATCATCCTGCAGGTTAAGCAGCCAGGCCCCACCACACttgccctgctccccagcccagcctgctgtgtcctggggagtggccaggggctggggccaCCAGCCCACAAACCCACCGGCCACCCCTATCCTGCCATGCCATCACCCTGTGGCCACCAGcaccctggagcagcagcagcccagcacagcagcatccccacAGCCAAGGCTGTGGGAATTGAGTGGTGGCATGGGGAAAGCTTCTGGGGCCTGGAGCCAGAATGGGGGAACCTGGActcttttgtttcttatttttaa
- the FEZ1 gene encoding fasciculation and elongation protein zeta-1 codes for MEAPLVSLEEEFEEGPGDDGGSLPRPADPALAELESFSAEMMSFKSMEDLVQEFDEKLTVCFRNYDAATEGLAPVRGRLQAQEEEERLQDEEVWDALTDGFAPRSSPRPWQLPGTEALDGTDPQLGGKEEEEEEEEELTERSEQDSGINEEPLLTAEQVIEELEELMQSSPDPEADPEGEEEEEEEEDEEEEEETKADAEGKSGGGGTEPILLRELHAFSPAFNNNCSHEGLGQLSARELLAAAGRAEAASRALSAELVAQLARRDELAFEKEVKTAFIGALLAVQGEQREQREAARRRRRDKGLSLQGARSERGSHMPRKRFSMEGISSILHSGLRQTFGPTTNEKQYLNTVIPYEKKGSPPSVEDLQMLTNILFAMKEGNEKVPTLLTDYILKVLCPT; via the exons ATGGAGGCACCGCTGGTCAGTCTGGAGGAGGAGTTCGAGGAGGGGCCCGGGGACGATGGGGGGTCCCTGCCGCGCCCTGCGGACCCCGCGCTGGCCGAGCTGGAGAGCTTCTCCGCCGAGATGATGAGCTTCAAGTCCATGGAGGACCTGGTGCAGGAGTTCGACGAGAAGCTCACCGTGTGCTTCCGCAACTACGACGCTGCCACCGAGGGCCTGGCGCCCGTGCGGGGGCGGCTCCAGgcgcaggaggaggaggagcgcCTGCAGGATGAGGA GGTCTGGGATGCTCTGACCGATGGCTTTGCCCCCCGGAGCTCCCCCCGGCCgtggcagctccctgggacTGAGGCCCTCGATGGCACCGACCCCCAG CTcggggggaaggaggaggaggaggaagaggaggaggagctcaCTGAGAGGAGTGAGCAGGACTCTGGGATCAACGAGGAGCCGCTGCTGACAGCTGAGCAG GTCAtcgaggagctggaggagctcatGCAGAGTTCACCTGACCCCGAGGCTGACCCCGAGggtgaagaggaagaggaggaggaagaggatgaggaggaggaggaagaaaccAAGGCTGATGCTGAAGGCAAAAGTGGTGGTGGGGGCACGGAGCCCATCCTGCTGCGGGAGCTGCATGCTTTCTCCCCTGCCTTCAACAACAACTGCTCCCACGAAG ggctggggcagctgtcggcgcgggagctgctggcggCCGCGGGCCGGGCGGAGGCGGCGAGCCGGGCGCTCTCGGCGGAGCTGGTGGCGCAGCTGGCGCGGCGGGACGAGCTGGCTTTCGAGAAGGAGGTGAAGACGGCGTTCATCGGGGCGCTGCTGGCCGTGCAGGGCGAGCAGCGAGAGCAGCGAGAggccgcccggcgccgccgcagGGACAAGGGGCTGAGCCTGCAAGGGGCGCGCTCCGAGCGCGGCAGCCACATGCCCCGCAAG CGCTTCAGCATGGAGGGCATCTCCAGCATCCTGCACTCCGGCCTGCGCCAGACTTTTGGTCCTACCACCAACGAGAAGCAG tACCTGAACACGGTGATTCCCTATGAGAAGAAGGGCTCACCACCCTCCGTTGAGGACCTGCAGATGCTCACCAACA TCCTGTTTGCCATGAAGGAGGGGAATGAGAAGGTGCCCACTCTGCTCACGGATTACATCCTCAAAG tgctctgccCGACCTGA